One genomic window of Salmo salar chromosome ssa12, Ssal_v3.1, whole genome shotgun sequence includes the following:
- the pmepa1 gene encoding protein TMEPAI isoform X3 produces MFNFMGLINGTAAIQTNVSCTCNCKRSTSFQSMEITQLEFVQILVIVVVMMVMVVVITCLLNHYRLSARSFISRHSQARRRHLPLASQQVYTPRPPDRGPSYLQRERLARFQPTYPYLPHAIIDLPPTISLSDGEEPPPYQGPCTLQLRDPEQQLELNRESVRAPPNRTVYDSHLLDTSLCPPPSLNAGISATTVATSAQAYSSRVEGAPPTYSEVIGHYYHPSSLPRHHHQTSSGSGGMGGGGGLGSPGPSLLHGILQQAHLGSLESRNACNKKEKQKPRVGTLHHPLSPSEMSSYCSREMPVSNDGDPHRPSSCCHWLGVGPLGNVQCLCVPTCDDRLGSVCAVSLPRLALD; encoded by the exons cCCAGTTGGAGTTTGTGCAGATCCTGGTGAtcgtggtggtgatgatggtgatggtggtggtgatcaCCTGCCTGCTCAACCACTACCGCCTGTCAGCACGCTCCTTCATCTCCAGGCACAGCCAGGCTCGCAGGCGCCACCTACCACTGGCCTCA CAGCAGGTGTACACTCCCCGGCCCCCGGACCGCGGCCCCTCCTACCTGCAGAGGGAGCGTCTGGCTCGCTTCCAGCCCACCTACCCCTACCTGCCCCATGCCATCATTGACCTGCCGCCCACCATATCGCTGTCGGACGGCGAGGAGCCCCCGCCCTACCAGGGCCCCTGCACCCTGCAGCTTCGCGACCCCGAGCAGCAGCTGGAGCTTAACAGGGAGTCTGTCCGCGCGCCCCCCAACCGCACTGTCTACGACAGCCACCTCCTCGATACCTCCCTGTGCCCGCCACCCAGCCTCAATGCAGGTATCAGTGCTACCACGGTAGCCACATCCGCACAGGCCTACTCCAGCCGAGTGGAAGGGGCGCCGCCGACTTATAGTGAGGTTATAGGgcactactaccacccctcttcCCTGCCCAGGCACCACCACCAGACTTCCAGTGGCAGTGGGGGCATGGGGGGCGGAGGCGGGTTAGGAAGCCCGGGTCCGTCGCTGCTCCACGGGATACTCCAGCAGGCCCACCTGGGCAGCTTGGAGAGCAGGAACGCATGCAACAAAAAGGAGAAGCAGAAGCCTCG GGTTGGTACCTTACATCACCCCCTGTCCCCATCTGAAATGAGCTCCTACTGTTCCAGAGAGATGCCTGTGTCCAATGATGGAGACCCACATAGACCTTCCTCGTGCTGCCATTGGCTGGGTGTTGGTCCCCTTGGAAATGTTCAGTGTTTATGTGTGCCTACCTGTGATGACAGATTAGGCTCCGTCTGTGCTGTCAGTCTGCCTAGACTTGCCCTAGACTGA
- the pmepa1 gene encoding protein TMEPAI isoform X1 yields the protein MFNFMGLINGTAAIQTNVSCTCNCKRSTSFQSMEITQLEFVQILVIVVVMMVMVVVITCLLNHYRLSARSFISRHSQARRRHLPLASDGSLWSSDGPGSTSGMSEQQVYTPRPPDRGPSYLQRERLARFQPTYPYLPHAIIDLPPTISLSDGEEPPPYQGPCTLQLRDPEQQLELNRESVRAPPNRTVYDSHLLDTSLCPPPSLNAGISATTVATSAQAYSSRVEGAPPTYSEVIGHYYHPSSLPRHHHQTSSGSGGMGGGGGLGSPGPSLLHGILQQAHLGSLESRNACNKKEKQKPRVGTLHHPLSPSEMSSYCSREMPVSNDGDPHRPSSCCHWLGVGPLGNVQCLCVPTCDDRLGSVCAVSLPRLALD from the exons cCCAGTTGGAGTTTGTGCAGATCCTGGTGAtcgtggtggtgatgatggtgatggtggtggtgatcaCCTGCCTGCTCAACCACTACCGCCTGTCAGCACGCTCCTTCATCTCCAGGCACAGCCAGGCTCGCAGGCGCCACCTACCACTGGCCTCA GATGGGAGTCTGTGGTCCTCAGATGGCCCAGGGTCCACCAGTGGAATGAGCGAG CAGCAGGTGTACACTCCCCGGCCCCCGGACCGCGGCCCCTCCTACCTGCAGAGGGAGCGTCTGGCTCGCTTCCAGCCCACCTACCCCTACCTGCCCCATGCCATCATTGACCTGCCGCCCACCATATCGCTGTCGGACGGCGAGGAGCCCCCGCCCTACCAGGGCCCCTGCACCCTGCAGCTTCGCGACCCCGAGCAGCAGCTGGAGCTTAACAGGGAGTCTGTCCGCGCGCCCCCCAACCGCACTGTCTACGACAGCCACCTCCTCGATACCTCCCTGTGCCCGCCACCCAGCCTCAATGCAGGTATCAGTGCTACCACGGTAGCCACATCCGCACAGGCCTACTCCAGCCGAGTGGAAGGGGCGCCGCCGACTTATAGTGAGGTTATAGGgcactactaccacccctcttcCCTGCCCAGGCACCACCACCAGACTTCCAGTGGCAGTGGGGGCATGGGGGGCGGAGGCGGGTTAGGAAGCCCGGGTCCGTCGCTGCTCCACGGGATACTCCAGCAGGCCCACCTGGGCAGCTTGGAGAGCAGGAACGCATGCAACAAAAAGGAGAAGCAGAAGCCTCG GGTTGGTACCTTACATCACCCCCTGTCCCCATCTGAAATGAGCTCCTACTGTTCCAGAGAGATGCCTGTGTCCAATGATGGAGACCCACATAGACCTTCCTCGTGCTGCCATTGGCTGGGTGTTGGTCCCCTTGGAAATGTTCAGTGTTTATGTGTGCCTACCTGTGATGACAGATTAGGCTCCGTCTGTGCTGTCAGTCTGCCTAGACTTGCCCTAGACTGA
- the pmepa1 gene encoding protein TMEPAI isoform X2 produces MQPVSGGPHHHHNCVQTQCSAQLEFVQILVIVVVMMVMVVVITCLLNHYRLSARSFISRHSQARRRHLPLASDGSLWSSDGPGSTSGMSEQQVYTPRPPDRGPSYLQRERLARFQPTYPYLPHAIIDLPPTISLSDGEEPPPYQGPCTLQLRDPEQQLELNRESVRAPPNRTVYDSHLLDTSLCPPPSLNAGISATTVATSAQAYSSRVEGAPPTYSEVIGHYYHPSSLPRHHHQTSSGSGGMGGGGGLGSPGPSLLHGILQQAHLGSLESRNACNKKEKQKPRVGTLHHPLSPSEMSSYCSREMPVSNDGDPHRPSSCCHWLGVGPLGNVQCLCVPTCDDRLGSVCAVSLPRLALD; encoded by the exons ATGCAGCCAGTCTCAGGgggtccccaccaccaccataactGCGTACAAACTCAATGTAGCG cCCAGTTGGAGTTTGTGCAGATCCTGGTGAtcgtggtggtgatgatggtgatggtggtggtgatcaCCTGCCTGCTCAACCACTACCGCCTGTCAGCACGCTCCTTCATCTCCAGGCACAGCCAGGCTCGCAGGCGCCACCTACCACTGGCCTCA GATGGGAGTCTGTGGTCCTCAGATGGCCCAGGGTCCACCAGTGGAATGAGCGAG CAGCAGGTGTACACTCCCCGGCCCCCGGACCGCGGCCCCTCCTACCTGCAGAGGGAGCGTCTGGCTCGCTTCCAGCCCACCTACCCCTACCTGCCCCATGCCATCATTGACCTGCCGCCCACCATATCGCTGTCGGACGGCGAGGAGCCCCCGCCCTACCAGGGCCCCTGCACCCTGCAGCTTCGCGACCCCGAGCAGCAGCTGGAGCTTAACAGGGAGTCTGTCCGCGCGCCCCCCAACCGCACTGTCTACGACAGCCACCTCCTCGATACCTCCCTGTGCCCGCCACCCAGCCTCAATGCAGGTATCAGTGCTACCACGGTAGCCACATCCGCACAGGCCTACTCCAGCCGAGTGGAAGGGGCGCCGCCGACTTATAGTGAGGTTATAGGgcactactaccacccctcttcCCTGCCCAGGCACCACCACCAGACTTCCAGTGGCAGTGGGGGCATGGGGGGCGGAGGCGGGTTAGGAAGCCCGGGTCCGTCGCTGCTCCACGGGATACTCCAGCAGGCCCACCTGGGCAGCTTGGAGAGCAGGAACGCATGCAACAAAAAGGAGAAGCAGAAGCCTCG GGTTGGTACCTTACATCACCCCCTGTCCCCATCTGAAATGAGCTCCTACTGTTCCAGAGAGATGCCTGTGTCCAATGATGGAGACCCACATAGACCTTCCTCGTGCTGCCATTGGCTGGGTGTTGGTCCCCTTGGAAATGTTCAGTGTTTATGTGTGCCTACCTGTGATGACAGATTAGGCTCCGTCTGTGCTGTCAGTCTGCCTAGACTTGCCCTAGACTGA